The Nerophis ophidion isolate RoL-2023_Sa linkage group LG07, RoL_Noph_v1.0, whole genome shotgun sequence genome contains a region encoding:
- the 42sp43 gene encoding P43 5S RNA-binding protein-like isoform X2: MNDLCAGKAGLKSRLKCSHDGCGATFSKQNRLLEHEAAHAGKRAWACTVSGCEGRFSRKSRLSRHMLQHDGVKQVKCTIANCTKSFFHADKLKRHMRYAHSEQDQYYKCTQAGCSLAFKKKRLFKLHQQEHGVAAKFKCSKQACGAVFDSHVARKAHEKKHAGYRCPDANCQVVESTWSKLQKHMVKHPVFKRAKGLRRHKRIHASHKPVLVCPRESCQAYFSTTFNLQHHIRKVHLELLKYKCSFPDCPRTFAMRESVSRHLLCHEPGAVRQKKRPRPKKLWQKRLDGHQLPLVEDNLNRLFALRLHISRRAKVEVNLSGLFNERKIPHYVDPEVNLRDLFSLKKLLPVTSEVAPMKG, from the exons ATGAACGATTTGTGCGCCGGAAAAGCAGGACTCAAGTCGAGGTTGAAGTGTTCCCACGACGGTTGTGGGGCAACTTTCTCCAAGCAGAACAGGCTGCTGGAGCACGAAGCTGCTCACGCAGGAAAG CGTGCGTGGGCGTGCACAGTGAGCGGCTGCGAGGGTCGATTCAGCCGGAAGTCACGCCTGAGTCGTCACATGCTTCAGCACGATGGCGTCAAGCAAGTCAA GTGCACAATTGCAAACTGCACCAAGAGTTTCTTCCACGCTGACAAGCTGAAGAGACACATGCGCTACGCCCACAGCGAGCAAGACCAGTATTACAAG TGCACTCAGGCTGGCTGCTCTTTGGCTTTCAAGAAGAAACGCCTCTTCAAGCTGCACCAGCAGGAGCATGGCGTGGCTGCTAAGTTCAA GTGTTCAAAACAGGCTTGCGGTGCCGTGTTTGACTCCCACGTGGCCCGCAAAGCCCACGAGAAAAAGCACGCAG GTTACCGCTGTCCGGATGCCAACTGCCAGGTGGTGGAGTCCACGTGGAGCAAGCTTCAGAAGCACATGGTCAAACATCCAG TCTTCAAGAGGGCCAAGGGTCTGCGGCGCCACAAGCGGATACACGCTTCCCACAAACCCGTGCTGGTTTGTCCCCGTGAGAGCTGCCAGGCCTACTTCTCCACCACCTTTAACCTGCAGCATCACATCCGCAAGGTGCACCTGGAGCTCCTCAAGTACAAGTGCTCCTTCCCAGACTGCCCTCGCACCTTCGCCATGCGG GAGAGTGTGAGCAGACATCTGCTCTGCCACGAACCCGGCGCTGTCAGACAGAAG AAGCGTCCTCGCCCTAAAAAGTTGTGGCAGAAGCGACTGGACGGCCACCAGCTCCCCCTGGTGGAGGACAACCTCAATCGTCTCTTTGCGCTGCGCCTGCACATCTCCCGCCGTGCCAAAGTGGAGGTCAACCTGTCGGGCCTCTTCAACGAGCGCAAGATCCCGCATTACGTGGACCCTGAGGTCAACCTGCGTGATCTCTTCAGCCTCAAAAAGCTGCTTCCTGTCACCAGCGAGGTAGCGCCCATGAAGGGTTAA
- the 42sp43 gene encoding P43 5S RNA-binding protein-like isoform X1 has translation MNDLCAGKAGLKSRLKCSHDGCGATFSKQNRLLEHEAAHAGKRAWACTVSGCEGRFSRKSRLSRHMLQHDGVKQVKCTIANCTKSFFHADKLKRHMRYAHSEQDQYYKCTQAGCSLAFKKKRLFKLHQQEHGVAAKFKCSKQACGAVFDSHVARKAHEKKHAGYRCPDANCQVVESTWSKLQKHMVKHPDTFTCHSCKKVFKRAKGLRRHKRIHASHKPVLVCPRESCQAYFSTTFNLQHHIRKVHLELLKYKCSFPDCPRTFAMRESVSRHLLCHEPGAVRQKKRPRPKKLWQKRLDGHQLPLVEDNLNRLFALRLHISRRAKVEVNLSGLFNERKIPHYVDPEVNLRDLFSLKKLLPVTSEVAPMKG, from the exons ATGAACGATTTGTGCGCCGGAAAAGCAGGACTCAAGTCGAGGTTGAAGTGTTCCCACGACGGTTGTGGGGCAACTTTCTCCAAGCAGAACAGGCTGCTGGAGCACGAAGCTGCTCACGCAGGAAAG CGTGCGTGGGCGTGCACAGTGAGCGGCTGCGAGGGTCGATTCAGCCGGAAGTCACGCCTGAGTCGTCACATGCTTCAGCACGATGGCGTCAAGCAAGTCAA GTGCACAATTGCAAACTGCACCAAGAGTTTCTTCCACGCTGACAAGCTGAAGAGACACATGCGCTACGCCCACAGCGAGCAAGACCAGTATTACAAG TGCACTCAGGCTGGCTGCTCTTTGGCTTTCAAGAAGAAACGCCTCTTCAAGCTGCACCAGCAGGAGCATGGCGTGGCTGCTAAGTTCAA GTGTTCAAAACAGGCTTGCGGTGCCGTGTTTGACTCCCACGTGGCCCGCAAAGCCCACGAGAAAAAGCACGCAG GTTACCGCTGTCCGGATGCCAACTGCCAGGTGGTGGAGTCCACGTGGAGCAAGCTTCAGAAGCACATGGTCAAACATCCAG ACACTTTTACCTGCCATTCCTGCAAGAAAGTCTTCAAGAGGGCCAAGGGTCTGCGGCGCCACAAGCGGATACACGCTTCCCACAAACCCGTGCTGGTTTGTCCCCGTGAGAGCTGCCAGGCCTACTTCTCCACCACCTTTAACCTGCAGCATCACATCCGCAAGGTGCACCTGGAGCTCCTCAAGTACAAGTGCTCCTTCCCAGACTGCCCTCGCACCTTCGCCATGCGG GAGAGTGTGAGCAGACATCTGCTCTGCCACGAACCCGGCGCTGTCAGACAGAAG AAGCGTCCTCGCCCTAAAAAGTTGTGGCAGAAGCGACTGGACGGCCACCAGCTCCCCCTGGTGGAGGACAACCTCAATCGTCTCTTTGCGCTGCGCCTGCACATCTCCCGCCGTGCCAAAGTGGAGGTCAACCTGTCGGGCCTCTTCAACGAGCGCAAGATCCCGCATTACGTGGACCCTGAGGTCAACCTGCGTGATCTCTTCAGCCTCAAAAAGCTGCTTCCTGTCACCAGCGAGGTAGCGCCCATGAAGGGTTAA